From the Salvelinus fontinalis isolate EN_2023a chromosome 21, ASM2944872v1, whole genome shotgun sequence genome, the window TGCACTTGTTTTGCAAAGCCACATTTATCTGGTAATACTGCCGTGGTCTACTCTTGACATTTTAATACTTTTGATGTGGATTTACAGTACTCACAGTCGTGAGGTCAGGACagatacacaaaagtatgtggacacctgcttgtcaaacatctcattccaaaatcatgggcattaatatggagttggtccccctttgctgctataacagcctccactcttctgggaaagctttccactagatgttagaacattgctgtcgggacttgcttccattcagccacaagagcattagtgaggtcgggcactgacgttgggcgattagacctggctcgcagccGGCTtcacaattcatcccaaaggcgaaggggttgagatcaggtgttccgtgcaggccagtcaggttcttccacgcggatctcgacaaaccatttggacctcgctttgtgcactgggacattgtcatgctgaaacaggaaagggccttgacCAAAATGTTGACACATAGTTGGAAGattgtcattgtatgctatagcgttaaggtttcccttcactggaataaaggggcctagcccaagccatgaaaaacagccccagaccattattcctcctccaccaaactttacagatgGCACTGTCTAGGCATGTGACATGTATGTAGCTAGTCCCTGGTTCAATGTAATGTCTTGAATGAGGGCAAATGTGACATCCAAAATAAAGATGCCTAACAAACTGGTGAAATGTTAACTCATACAGCTAAATGAATAACCAAAAGGATCAAACATCAATGCAAACACACCGTGCCCTTATAAAAACAAATGCACATCCTCGTAGGGAAGAATAAGATACAACTTATTATGTGCATCCTGCAATGTCAACTGGTACCTGGAAAGAGATTCTTACACATTGCACACAATTGACATTAATATAATAATTGATGCAAAAGATTTGTTTAActattatttaaaaatatatatttattgccTTTCTACCTATATAAAACATGGTTGTTATGGACAAAGTCACATTGATCATCACATTGACGATACAATTAAAATGAGTTAATACAACCTTtgaattaaaaaaaaagtttCATGAATGAAACTACGTTCAAATACTAACCTCCACCCACCCCAAACAATTATGCTTCACTAGGAACATATACGTTTTGAGCCACAACCACTATTCTCAATATAATTATTTGTTGTATTTTCACCCCTGCCTCAGTCAATATGACAGATGTTGTAGCCGATCATGCTAGAGACAGAGGACAACTCAATGTATTCAGATCAAGCTCAGTGACAACCCCCCTTTCTCCAGCTCTGCTCCTTTCACAGCAGGACGTAGCGTGTGATACCTCCCCCTCGCTGTTCTCGCAGACGCTGGCAGTGACGCAGCATGCTGAGGATGCTCTGGAAGCGCTTGTCCACCTTCATCTGAGTGAACTCTTTAATGTCAGCCTCTACAATGAAAAACAGACCTGTAGGGAACACAGAGGAGTAGTGTGATAGTTTGTTTCCATTAGTATACAGGTTGTCATAACAATGCCATCTGGGTCAGAGAAGATAATGGCCCTTGCTTAGAGACAATTACTCAATGCAATGACCAACCTTGTTGTGTGTCAAAGGACAGCAAAGCAGAGAGCTTTCTTTAGAACAGAGTAGTTTGACTGAGGTACCTTTTGTGTCCTTGTTCTCTTCCTCCTTAAATCGTTGATGAAGCTTGCGTGTGGCATTATTAAGGGTTTTTGCTGACTGGTTCAAGATCTTGTACTTCCCTGTTACGGCTGTGTTAATGCTTTCCACAGCAGTGTTTAGCTGTTCATATGTCAAACGGCCTTTCAtgtacctagagagagagagagttacagaggaaAGATATCttacaataataaagaaaaaaaacatttaaataaataaagctGCATTGCAGTATGTGGATATAGTGCTGCTGAGGAAGACTCACTGAGGGATGGTATCAAACTCTGGGCTGGTGATGAATTCCATCTCTCTGATCTGGTTTTTGGAGGTTTTCCTGGTGTGAACCTGCTGGACTGGCTGCACATTCACAGGTCCACTCTGACCCGCAGGCCCTATTCCACTGGGATATCAAAGGAGGGGCAAAATAGAGGACAACACATTTACTTGGTTTGTACTCAGTAGCTTCTcctctgggctcccgagtggcgcagcggtctaaggcactgcatctcagtgctagaggcgtcactacagatgctagttcgattccaggctgtatcacaaccggctgtgattgagagtcccatagggcgaagcacaactggcccagcgtcgtaacggtttggccgtcattgtaaatacaatttttttcttaactgacttgcctagttaaattttaaAAATTATGACttcctccaacacacacacactatccttaCTGGACTGCTGGCTGTCCCTTCCTGGGCATGTGTGTGGGCATGTTGTCCCTAAGGTTCTTTCCATCCTGCACATCCTCCTCGAAGAAACCCTCTAGTTCCTGTGAAAGAAAAAACTAATTTCACACTGACATACAGTACAAATAGCATACTTAAAGATATTGCAATCCAGACAAGCTAAAAGGACCCATCTAAAAATGTATTGTGAAGAATGCATGAAATACCTTTAAATGCTTCAGTAGGTCTTTTTGGCGGCCAACACATTTCTCAAACTGGTCAAGGAGTCCATCTATTGCAAGGATATCTTGTCCTATCTTCCCTAGAATGACCCGCTTGTCTTGATCTTTTGCTGAAAATTGGGAATAAATCATGATAAGTTTAAATTAAGTTATGCAAAACCATTGAGTTCCTGTTAGCTGAAACATTGTTTAAATACATGAGATAacaagctatatatatatatatatatatatatatagacatatacacacacacatctcagttCATCATACCAATTGTCCGCAGCTCCAAGACACGTCTTGTGGAAGAAATCCTGTCATTCAAGTGCAGGGTTATATCCTCAAGCTCACAATGACTCATATTGCTGAAAAGGAAGATGGGAAAAGGACCAGCTGTTCATTAAAATGAAAGGGAAAAAAAGGCACAGGCTGGAAGACTTCCTGCTGTTCAGTCAATGTTCATTTTGACATATGAATCTTGAAGAATGCCTTAGCCTAAATGCCTCATGGGCTTATTAAATGTCTTCCACTATCATAACCCAAAATATAACGGTTAATTACCccattgtttgtttttgttgtcgCTTGATGTCTTTTGTCTCAAAAAACAAAGCTTCAGGAAAACAATGCCTTTCTAAAAACGTTACAAGTAACAGTTGCCAGTAAAGAACGCATTTGAAGCTTTACAATATTCTTACAGTAGCTAGTTATATGTAAAGttttggggagggagggagggggggactaGCTAGGACGTGAAAATACATAATCAACCTCCTAGACTGTCAATCCTATCTAGCTCAATATTTGAATTTCGAGTAACTGGCTGCATTCAACCACATCGAGttaaatcatggacacttactgacaattgtggctgcttcgcgtgatgtattgctGTCTCTACCTTGTTGCCCTGTGccaaataatgtttgtaccatgttttgtgctgctacaattctatgttgttgtcttatgtCTTTACGTATatagtagtgttgtggtgtctcttgtcgtgatgcgtgttttgtcctataattgtattttattttatatttttaaccCCAGCCACCGTCCCTGCAGGATGCCttttggtagaccgtcattgtaaatacgaatttgttcttaactgacttgcctagttaaataaaggttcaataatattacatttaaaaaaatgtaacgtTAGTCACAACGatggctagctaagttagctaacgttaactagctagataGTTAGCTAGCTTATCTGAATCCTCACTGGCTCAACCGTCCAGTTAGTCAAAAACATTTCCTGACGTTAAAAATCCAAGTAATACAGAGTAACTTACCTAAAGTTATCAACTCGTAGTTGACTTTAAGTGTTTCCGAGATAGCTAATGTTCTGTTCTTCAACCTCCCTCACGCGGGCACAATTCGAATCTTACCGCTGTGTTCAGTATGATGATTGCTGCAATGCAGTTGCGCAGCCAACCAGACGGATTGCCCTGCCAATCTTTAaaacattaaatcaaatcaaatttatttatatagcccttcgtacatcggctgatatctcaaagtggtgtacagaaacccatcctaaaacccctaacagcaagcaatgcaggtgtagaagcacggtggctaggaaaaactgcctagaaaggccaaaacctaggaagaaacctagagaggaaccaggctatgaggggtggccagtcctcttctggctgtgccgggtggagattataacagaacatggccaag encodes:
- the ska1 gene encoding spindle and kinetochore-associated protein 1 codes for the protein MSHCELEDITLHLNDRISSTRRVLELRTIAKDQDKRVILGKIGQDILAIDGLLDQFEKCVGRQKDLLKHLKELEGFFEEDVQDGKNLRDNMPTHMPRKGQPAVHGIGPAGQSGPVNVQPVQQVHTRKTSKNQIREMEFITSPEFDTIPQYMKGRLTYEQLNTAVESINTAVTGKYKILNQSAKTLNNATRKLHQRFKEEENKDTKGLFFIVEADIKEFTQMKVDKRFQSILSMLRHCQRLREQRGGGITRYVLL